The DNA window TGCAAAATTCGGAATTTGTGAAAATTGAAACGAAATTTATCTGTTAGAATACTATTTAAATCGCCGAACCACCAATAttggttttattaattttattttttttagcaaaattGTGATCAAGTTGATTCGATTTAGTATCGGGCAAATTCGGAAGTATTTAAACGGACTTTTCTAAATTTAGATAtgtgtttaaaatattattttatataagaATTAGATTATATAAGTACACAATTAAATGATACTATGTTCATTGATTAATAAGGAATGAAATCGTATTTGGtagataattttatatttagCAATTGTATAACCATTTGCCAACAGGAATACAACATgctacaataatttaaaaaactcAACTCAAGTAAATTCACGATGAAATAAGTCCGAACCTTCTTATAGCACACATCAGTTATAAAATACTATGATCAATTTACAACCACCAATAAATAAACAGCTTATTAATGTACAAATTACTATGTCACAACATCAAACACTCTTCTTCTACTCCTGATTGAGCACTTCCCAGCATTAGCCAGTTCGGAGTCGAGAGCTTAGATCAATGCGCATCCGAAGCATGAATTCTTCGGCTACTCTGTGATTCCAAAACATAGAAATCAATTAGTTGCCTCGAAAAATCCCTAAGCACATTGTTCTTTTCTCGCTGAAATCCTTATGCGAATGACAGAACACGGTTGCTTACTATAGCTGATTTTCTATAGACTACTGATTTTCTTGCTATTCTTAAATTTCAGTCACCCCTAAATGATTTTTGAGTTATTTAGGATTTCAAACACTTGAACTATCATCATGATGTCTAACAACATTTTCTAGATGTCCAGCAGTTGCCTCTAGAGTCGAGAGCTTGGATTAACGCTGTTGTCAATGGTACCTCACTCTCCTAGTACGCAAATGCTATTTTAGCCAGTGAAAACATCGAGAATGCCTTTTTCAAATGCAAGAACAATGGTATTCTTGCGAGCATGCAAGTCTATATCCTATAAATCATGAGAAAGCTGTGTCAAGAGTTAACAAGTTTGTTCTTAAATTTCATCCAGAATGGTTTAGAGCATGTAGACACTCCATAGTTCATGACAAAgttgtttctttttctttatacaaACGCAGGAAAAAACGGTTCAAAGACACAAACAATATAACTAGCTATCATCCACAACATAGCACAACTGTTCTTATATACCAGTACCATCCGTACGCCTGAATGATTTTGAGTGACTTAAAAGTTTCAAATCCTTAACTACCACCAGAGGATCCAGCATACTCGATACAAATGCAACTAGAACCCACAAAATCAttcaaattattcaatttaaatgcAACTATATCAAAAAGCAAAGCAAGGACAATAAGTTTTACCTTCAGAAGAAGGATTTTGAGCATTAATTCTGTTGTAAAATTGAGTAAATCTTCTTCGATGAGGTGGCTTTGGCTTGAAGGTTTTTTTCCTCAGACCAAAAATTTCCTGCACTAGAGGTACGTGAACCAGTACCAGCTTCCATGCCAAGAACCACCCTACACATATAACACACACACAAATgagaaaacacacacaaaaaatgCAGCTTCCATTCCAAGAACCACCCAACACAGATAACACACAaaaaatgtgtgtgtgtgtgtgagagggAGACATAGCGGGCTTTTGGTGTTAATGCGGGCATACTCTTTTGTTATTACAAGAAAACACTAGCTATGGATGCTTCGTCCTTGGACGGTAAAGATTCTTGCCTTTACCTTATTCCTTTGCAATCCATTTGTTTCAATTTCCCAGATTTTGGCGAAAAATCGTATCATATGATTGGCTTTACTGTGAAAAGATTAAATCTTTCCTTTTCAAGAATATTTCGTGAGCAATGGGATGGTGAGTTCGTATTCGATCTTTTTCATGATTCGATTTCACAGGTGAGCAATGATGAGCAATGAAATTTACACCACAGGCACAGGCACTCATCAGATAATAAACTCATGCACACACTCCATTGCTGCTacttttcctattttatttccCTTTTTTACTCCACACAGATACACACAAAacgagagagaggggggggggggggttgctTCAATCTGGGAATTAGGCCAAGCTACATTAAACACGCAAGAGCTAAAGGGGGAAAAGTGTTAGGGAACCCTAATTGAAGGGATTGAATACATAAACCTAATTAATACTCCCAATTCACCACTTTCATCATAAATAAGAAAGGCAAAAAAAGAATCCACGTTCAATAGCGCAGATAAAAGAGTTACTCCAGATAATTGCAGAATTCATATCAATGTATGTAGAGAGAATCAGTCGAACAAATGAATTTATGAGCAACCTATCAATTAATATACATAAAGACGAAGAGAGAGCTGACCAAAGAAGAGTAAGGAGGCGGTGAAGAGAATAGCAGCGATGGGACGAAGTAGAAGATAACTGAAGTAATCCCAatatgagagagagaatgatTCGTCGTATAAAAACTCCATCTTTGTTGACTTTAATTTGAAGGTTTCCAGTTTGTAGGTCGCCAGCTCCAGATAGACGATCACATTCATCGATCAGCTGTATTCTGTATTTATTAGCGACATCAAAAACCGTGTTAGTACCAAACAACACCTTTTTTTTAACgtacttttttcaaaaatattagtattactaatattttttatgaaattaagtTAGATTTGATTTAGTTTAACCCTATC is part of the Salvia splendens isolate huo1 chromosome 6, SspV2, whole genome shotgun sequence genome and encodes:
- the LOC121806923 gene encoding uncharacterized protein LOC121806923, encoding MEFLYDESFSLSYWDYFSYLLLRPIAAILFTASLLFFGWFLAWKLVLVHVPLVQEIFGLRKKTFKPKPPHRRRFTQFYNRINAQNPSSEE